One window from the genome of Gemmatimonadaceae bacterium encodes:
- a CDS encoding FHA domain-containing protein — MTACTFCGRENDTAARFCIDCGKPINPSDARVAPAYVPDASGTPRPHPVVAQPPAPKDSNAAGVPNTRVSNSPAASKVTCSRCGKPVDASLPFCAHCGNRATATPKEGSCEKCGAPFQQGVDLFCARCGGRVGERVSVADQQAVLGTQVLGAARRDVGPRLALLNDAGDIAKTFTLDRGEAVVGRGEADIKFHDDVYLSPLHARFDLREGVLWLRDLGSRNGSWAFIDGAVKLMDGDRMLVGSQVLRFRRLGYPGPHPPEADSTRRMGSLTPSVDVAVLEQLRADGSVRDTFHLSPGRSVLLGRETGDWIFPYDQTMSGRHAEIRSEDSDFFVHDTGSRNGVAMGVRGEQPVKKGQRLLLGDQILRVESV, encoded by the coding sequence GTGACCGCGTGCACGTTCTGTGGTCGAGAGAACGACACGGCGGCGCGCTTCTGCATTGACTGTGGAAAGCCCATCAACCCATCGGACGCTCGCGTGGCGCCGGCGTACGTACCCGATGCCTCGGGGACGCCGCGTCCACATCCCGTAGTTGCCCAGCCTCCGGCTCCGAAGGACTCAAACGCCGCCGGCGTTCCCAACACTCGCGTGTCAAACTCCCCTGCGGCATCGAAGGTGACGTGTTCGCGATGCGGCAAGCCGGTGGACGCATCGCTCCCGTTCTGCGCGCATTGCGGCAATCGCGCCACCGCGACGCCCAAAGAGGGCAGCTGCGAGAAGTGCGGCGCGCCCTTCCAGCAGGGGGTGGACCTGTTCTGCGCCCGCTGCGGGGGGCGGGTGGGCGAGCGGGTCTCGGTGGCCGACCAGCAGGCGGTGCTGGGCACGCAGGTGCTGGGCGCTGCCCGGCGCGACGTGGGGCCGCGGCTGGCGCTGCTCAACGACGCCGGCGACATCGCCAAGACCTTCACGCTCGACCGCGGCGAGGCCGTGGTGGGACGCGGCGAGGCCGACATCAAGTTCCACGACGACGTGTATCTGTCGCCGCTGCATGCGCGATTCGACCTGCGCGAGGGCGTGCTCTGGCTGCGCGACCTGGGGTCGCGCAACGGGAGCTGGGCATTCATCGACGGGGCCGTGAAGCTCATGGACGGCGACCGGATGCTCGTGGGCTCGCAGGTGCTGCGGTTCCGGCGGCTGGGCTATCCGGGGCCGCATCCGCCCGAGGCCGATTCCACGCGGCGCATGGGATCGCTCACGCCGTCGGTGGACGTGGCGGTGCTGGAGCAGCTCCGGGCCGACGGGAGCGTGCGCGACACCTTTCATCTGTCGCCCGGGCGCAGCGTGCTGCTGGGGCGCGAAACGGGCGACTGGATCTTCCCGTACGACCAGACCATGAGCGGCCGGCACGCGGAGATCCGGTCGGAGGACTCGGACTTCTTCGTGCACGACACCGGCAGCCGGAACGGCGTAGCGATGGGCGTGCGGGGCGAGCAGCCCGTGAAGAAGGGCCAGCGCCTGCTCCTGGGCGATCAGATCCTGCGTGTGGAGAGCGTGTGA